AAAATTACAGGTTCTGCCCCACTTTGCCTGACCAAAGCTGCTAAGGCATACTGATTAGAATCCACAATTTGTCCTGGTTGTAACGGTTTATCAGGTGTTACTAATTCATCGCCTGTGGAAAAAATTGCCACTTTGGGACGGCGGTAAACACTGACTTCAGCACATTGTGCAGCAGCTAATATAGCAATTTCTGGTGCATTTAAAATAATTCCGGCTGGTAGTAATTGTGTCCCGGCTTGGTAATAAGATGCTTTGCGTCTGACAAATTCTTGGGGTTTTGCTGCTGCGAGAATGAAAACGCGGTTTGCTTCCCGGCGGGTTTTCTCCTGCATAATTACAGTATCCGCACCCTGGGGAATCACCGCACCCGTGAAAATCCGCGCCGCTTGTCCCGGTTGAATGGTAGATTTCGGTTGATAGCCGGCGGGAATTTCTTCGACAATTTCCAAAATTTTAGGTACCTCTTCGCTACAGTTTTGCACATCTTCAAAACGTACTGCATAGCCATCCATTGCGGAATTATCCCAATGGGGAAAGTCCAATTTACTGATGACATGTGTGGCGAGAATGCGTCCTGCTGCTGCTAATAAATCTACAACTTCTGTATCCTCTAGAGGTTGCACCAAATTTAAAATAATTGCTTCTGTATCTCTCACTGATAACATGGCTAGTGCCTCTGATTAGATAATTGTAATGATTATTTAAATATCTATCATTTTGATACCTATTTGTCTTGACAACTATAGATTAGTGCTGTCATGTGCAAAATCTCTTCCAATATTAACTTAAGCTACTTCTCTTGGATTAATAAGCAAAAACTAGTATTATATAATACTAGCTACTTAGCATAATTATCTCTGTATTAATTAATACATAGTTCGGACTGAGGAGAGATGAACAGATGAGTGACAGGAAGGAACAGCAAAAAAAACGGACTTCATATAGACAACAAATAGTATCTTTTTTCAGAAGACCTATAACTCGCGTATTAGTTGCATTCATTGGTGCATTTCTTACAATGGGTATAATCTATGGTCTTGAACTAGGGATCTTCCGTACTTAGCGTGCTGAATTTATTAAATAATCAGCTTGAAACCCTTGCAGAGCTAAGATAATAGTCATTATTTTCTGTATTTTATATCATATTGCTAAAAATTAAATTATGAACGCCTGTAAGCCTTACTTTTAAAGCAAATTTATAGACTTTAATTAATAATTAAGCACGCTAAGTACGCAAGAACCACATTTATTCACTCCTTACTCATAAAATAAATTTTTTGCAGCAGAAAATTCACTGATGCACAACAAATATTTCAGGTGATTAAATACACTTCCAGGATAATTTGTGGAGAAAGTTTGTCCCCTGGAATACAAGTGATTAAGTAATTTTGATTGCTAAGACTGATCCATTAAGATTGGGGTAGAACAAACACTCAAAACTAACTTCTAACCTCCATGTGATAAATACTTATTTTTTATGACTATCGAAAAAGTCCGCCAAAAATACTATCCCAAGGCTGAGATTGGACGCCGAGGTATGGCCTTAGCGCTGGATTTCCTTGGTGTTTGGTTAATTAGTTCGCTTTTAGGTAGTGGCGATCTGGGGATTCAATTGATTCAAATTCTGATATTTCTCATCGCCTGGCTAGTTTTGCGGGTGCTAGTAGTGTATAACAATCAAGGACAGAGTTTAGGACGATGGGCTTTTGATTTAAAGGTGCTGGAGGTGGAAGATGGGGAAATCATGGGGAGAATTCCCAGGTTACAAGCCTTGGTGACACGGGAGGCGATAATTGGTGGGGGTGCGCTTTTGGTCTCAATTGCTTTGAGGAACATAATCGCCAATCCCACTGCTATACTTCTAACACTGCCCTTGGCAATTGACTGTGGAGCAGCTTTGTGTCAGGAACCCCACGCCTAAAGGCGGGGGCTTGAAAAAGCCTTAACCTGACCAGACTAAGTTCTTAACTGAACTACGTTAGAGGCAAGAGTTAAAGACCTACCAGGGAATGCGTAGCTAGTTCCCTGCTCTAGAACCGAACGATTAAACAGGCTTAAAGGGGTTAAACTAGTGTCGTTTGGATAGTTACCGACCTCTAACATTGTCGAAGCTAACTTTACTGGAGTAGCAAGGCGATTCCCGGCATATAGGGAAATGGATAAGTACTACTCCTCTGCTTATCCAGCCCCGAAAGGGGGACAGCGAATAAATTCGCCTGCGCCTTACCCCCATGCATGAATGCAGGGGTTTCCACGGCGCGTTCGCGCAGAGCGTCACGAAGTGAAGATTTTGATGATAACCAGTTGCGTCAGGCTTTGCATGACCGCTATTTTGGAACTATCATAGTTTCGTCGCGTCGTGGTTACTCGCTCGATATAAAAATCAAGCGACTACTTGAAACTGTGCGGCAAAATGTGAGAAGATAGTCATTTGTGTTAATTCTCTTCAGGCTTTACAGTTTGTTAAGACTATGGCTAAAAGCAAAGGTGTCCGCATAATAGTGACACTAGAATGTACCGAGTGTCGCACTAACGCTAACAAGCGCTCTCCTGGTGTTAATCGGTATACATCAACCAAAAATCGGCGGAACACGACTAATAGGTTAGAACTCAAAAAGTTCTGTCCTCATTGCAACACACATACAGTTCACAAGGAAATCAAGTAAAAATGAGTTATTTTCGTCGGCGGTTGTCTCCGATTAAGCCAGGAGAACCAATAGATTATAAAGATGTTGATTTGTTGCGTAAGTTTATCACCGAGCGGGGTAAGATACTACCACGCCGGATCACTGGGCTGACATCTCAGCAACAGCGAGATTTGACATTAGCGATTAAGCGATCGCGGATTGTGGCTTTATTGCCATTTATCAATGCCGAAGGCTAAAAAGAATGAGTTTTGAGTGATGAGTTATGAGTTGAACTTTAAACTCCTAACTCCTAACTCTTAACTAAAAACTATTTAATTAAACTGTTCACTAAATAATTGCGAGGATTGTGGAGAAGGGGACGCTGGTTGAATTTAGGGTTCAAGGCGATCGCCGTCTGGGAGTGGTAGATCGCCCAGATGGAAAAACCCGTTGGTTTGTGGTAGATGAACGCGATCAATCCCACAGCCTCGCGCCTAGACAAATTACCTATACTGTTAACGGACAAACCTATAAGTCTTCTGAAATAGCCCGGTTTCTAGATTTGGTCAAGCCATATTTAGATCCATCGAGCTTGGAAGTGGCCTGGGAATTACTGGTTGAAGATGGGGAAACCATCACCCCATCCCAAATGGCGAATCTGCTATTTTCCGAATCAGACCCACCCCATTGTTACGCCGCCTATTGTTTGTTGTCAGATGATAAACTCTATTTCAAGCAAAAAGCCGACGCTTACGAACCGCGTACTGCGGCTCAAGTAGCAGAACGCAAACACCAGTTAGAAGTAGAGGCGCAAAAAGCCAAGGGACAGCAGGAATTTTTGGCTCGCGTCGAACAGGCGCTCAAGGGTGAAGGTGTAGAATGGCAACGGCAAGATCGCCAGCGATTAGAAGGACTGGAAAAATACGCAGCCCTACTGGCAGATATCGTGCGGATGGGGGTAAATTCCGACACTTTAGCTCGCTCCTGTCCTCCCCCAGCCCCAGTACTGGAAACCATGACCATCCTGGGGCGCACTGCTACCCCCCAAGGAGCCTTACAACTGTTAGTAGACTTGGGTTGGTGGGGTCCGCATGAAAACTTATTCCTGCGGCGTTCGTCAATTCCGGTTCAGTTTCCTAGTAAGGTATTAGAAGTGGCGCAACAGCGTTTGGATTCCCCCCCATCTAGCCCCGATACAGACCGCCTGGATCTGACGCACCTGAAGGTGTACACAATTGATGATGAAAGTACCACCGAAATCGATGATGGTATAAGTTGGGAATTACTCCCAGAAACACGGGAACGGGTGTGGGTGCATATAGCTGATCCCACCCGGTTATTAGTACCGGAAGATGACCTAGACCTAGAAGCGAGAAAGCGCGGTAGTACGGTTTATTTACCGACGGGAATGATACCCATGTTCCCGGAAGTATTGGCAACAGGACCCATGAGCCTATTACAGGGCAAAGTTTGTTACGCCCTCAGCTTTGGGATTATTTTAGATCAAACTGGGGCAGTAGAAGAGTACAGCATTCATCCCAGTTTAATTAAACCGACTTATCGCCTCACCTACGAAGATGTAGATGAGATGCTGGAATTAGTCCCAGAAGCTGAACCGGAAATTGAAGCGATCGCCAATTGGGCACACAAGCGCAAAGCTTGGCGCTACACCCAAGGCGCCATCAGCATCAATATGCCAGAAGCGATGATCAAAGTCAAAGGTGAGGAAATCAGCATTGATATTTTAGATGATTCCCGCTCCCGCCAACTCGTAGCCGAAATGATGATTCTGGCCGGGGAAGTAGCAGCGCGTTACGGTCAAACACATAACATTCCCCTTCCTTTCCGTGGTCAACCACAGCCAGAATTACCCCCAGACGAGGAATTACTCCAGCTACCAGCTGGATTCGTCCGCGCTTGCGCTATGCGTCGTTGTATGCCAAAAAGTGAAATGAGCATCACCCCTGTGCGTCATGCAGGTTTGGGTTTAAATACCTACACCCAGGCGACATCTCCCATCCGGCGTTACAGCGACTTGCTCACCCACTTTCAATTAAAAGCCCATTTGCGCGGCGAAGTTCTACCTTTTTCTGCAGAACAACTCAAAGAAGTGATGATGACCGTCACCAGTACCACCCAAGAACTGACAATGGTAGAACGGCAAACTAATAGATATTATGCACTAGAATATTTGCGCCGTCATCCAGAGAAAATTTGGGACGCCACAGTCTTAATGTGGCTACGCGAAGATAGCAACTTAGCACTAATTCTCTTAGAAGATTTGGGTTTACAATTACCAATGTCTTTTAAACGAACTGTCAATTTAGGTGAACATTTATTAGTGAAAGTGGGATTTTCCGACCCGCAAAAGGATATGATTCAATTTCAGGAAATAATTTACCAAGAAGCCCAATCAGCAGTGTCTTGAATTTAGCTCACGCAAAGGCGCATTCGCGAACGTAGAGAAGAAGGAAAGTTATAGGGTTCTTGCGTCCGTTTTATGGAAATTGCGGATTGATTATGATAAAACCCCTGTCCTGTAAGGTTTACAAAGAATTATGCTGAAGTTTTAAAGGAAATGCTCACATGATTTGGGTTTCAACTATTTTGAAGCAAAGGTTCCATAAAAGTGGCGAAAGAACCAGTTATATCATGTCCGGTTATATGACCGTAATAAAATATTCTGTAGAGACGTTACATGTAACGTCTCTACATTGCGGGTATTATGGGTAAGCTCCCGGACATGATATTATAGGTAATCTCAGACCGGTTCGGGAGTAACTCCTAACTCCTCACTCATTACTCATTACTCATTACTCCTCACTCATTACTCCTCACCCATTACTCATTACTCATTACTCATTACTCATTACTCCTCACTCATTACTCCTCACCCATTACTCATTACTCATTACTCATTACTCATTACTCCTCACTAGAGACATTGTTTTTGTTGTGATTTAATTTTTGCTTGAATTGTAGGCGGTAAACCAGGTATTACCTTAGCATAAAGACCTGCAAATTCTCGCATATAATGGGCTGTGACTGTAGGACTTTCAATTATTAAAAGTGTTTCATCGTTCCCATTATTGGCTGCTGCTGACCAATTATGAGAACCTGTAATTACTGTGTGATTATCAATTACAGCAAATTTGTGATGCAATAAATCACCTTTGGGTAGGTTTGGTACACCTACGGTGGTAATAGGATTTTTCCAAGGATGATTATCGACCTCATATTTACATTTATTACTCAGTGCAAATCCCATCATATCTAAAGCTTCGCTATAGGGACGATAGGCGAATTGCGGTTCAATTAAAGCGCGAATTTGTACATTTTGTTGATGGCTAGTTTCTAAAATATTAGCCAGACGTTGCTCAGAAAATACAAACAACGCCATATCTATAGATTTGCTTGCTGATGCTAAAGTTTTACCAATTAAACCATTACTGCTGTCACTCCAAGGTAGAGTTGGGGAACTAGGCGAAAACTGGACAGTAATTTTAGTTTCACCCAAAGTAATTGTTTTGGGTAAACGCTGCGGTTTTTTCACACCAAATAAACTATCTGGCTTACCTGCTGGTCCATCACCCCACATGATGTTAAACTCTTGTGTGAATAAAGCCGCTAATTCTGGGCTATTAATCTGCAATAAATTGTTGGCATTACCTAAACTGCGAGAATTTGTAAAATCGCCATAGGTATCGCTCAAAGTAAAATTAGCAGAAGTTATAATCACAAGGCGATTGTCTACAATCACAAATTTATGATGCATCAAACTGCTGCCTTGTGAGCCATCTGCTGTATCATCTAACCAGGGAATTTGAGCATTTTGGAGCATGGCTAACCCATCCCTTTGATTAATTTCCTCAAGGTTGAGTTGATTATCTTGATTTACGTCTACAAATTGGCGAAATTCGTTATAGCGTTCCCGTTCCCTTTTCGCTAACTTACTTACTTCTGGGGTTGTCCAATTACTCAAGGGGCGACTATAGTTATTTTCTAAGATTACTCTGACCTTAATCCCAGCTTTTTGTCTATCTATCAGTGCTTGAGCAATTTTCGGTAAGCGCAATTCTTGCACAGCCACATCTACGGTAGATTTAGCTTGGGAAATAGCATCGACAATCTGTTTTTCTAAATCATCCCCAAGTCGCGTTTTTTGGCGGTAAATTTCTTTGTATTCTGAAGACTCGGAATGGTTAAAGTAAGCTTGAACTAAAGGATCTTGCGGTAGGGGTGCGGGACGCAGATTATAAGACTCGACTCGTTGACAAGCAACGGTGGTAAATATCAGTAAAAAGATATAAGAAAAAGACCTTTGCCTAGTAAAAAGTTGCACAGTAATCTGCTAAAAGTAGATTGGGGGTGTACAGATTTATAATTCCCAAAATACCCAGTGCAAAACTTGCTTGTGTTCCCACTATTATCGATTATATGCAAATATATCTAGATTACAGTGCTACTACTCCCCCTCGCCCAGAAGCGATCGCCGCTATGCAAGCAGTCCTGACTCAACAGTGGGGCAATCCTTCTAGTTTACATGCCTGGGGAGAACGGGCAGCTACAATTGTGGAACAAGCCAGAATCCAAGTTGCAGGATTAATTAACGCCCCGGTTCCCGAATCGATTATCTTTACTTCTGGTGGTACTGAGGCAGATAATCTGGCAATTATGGGTGTTGCCCGATTATACCATGTGCCTCAACATATTATTATTTCAAGTGTTGAGCATTCGGCAATTTCTGAACCAGTGCAATTGTTACAAACATGGGGCTGGGATGTAACTTATCTGGCTGTGGATGCTAAGGGTGTAGTCAACCCTCAAGATTTAAAAGCCGCATTGCGTCATAACACCGTTTTGGTGTCTGTGATTTATGGTCAAAGTGAAGTCGGGACAGTACAACCAATTGCCGAACTCAGTAATATTGCTAGGGCACACGGTGCTTTATTCCATACAGATGCAGTGCAAGCGGTGGGACGCTTACCCATTGATGTGCAAAAATTACCTGTAGATTTATTGAGTTTATCCAGTCATAAATTATATGGTCCTCAAGGGGCTGGGGCGTTGTATGTGCGTCCTGGTGTGGAGTTATTACCCCTGCTGGGTGGGGGAGGACAAGAAAGAGGATTGCGTTCTGGGACTCAAGCTACACCCGCGATCGCCGGTTTTGGAGTCGCAGCAGAACTAGCAGTCCAAGAATTAGCGACGGAAACACCCCGGTTAATTCAGTTACGCGATCGCCTGTTTACCCAATTATCTGATATTCCCGGTTTGATTCCCACAGGCGATCGCTATCACCGCTTACCCCACCATGTCAGTTTCTGTCTAGAATACGCCGATGGGGAAAAACTCAGCGGTAAAACCTTGGTGCGACAATTAAACCTCGCTGGCATTGCCATCAGCGCCGGTTCTGCCTGTCACAGTGGTAAACTTAGTCCTAGTCCTATACTTTTAGCGATGGGCTATTCCCAAAAAGCGGCTTTGGGCGGGATTCGCATGACACTGGGGCGCGATACCACCCAATCTGATGTGGATTGGACGGCTATGGTATTAAAGCAGGTTTTACGGCGACTGACATCTTTAGTTGTTCGTTTATGGTGACGTACTCCACACACTCCCTTTCAGGTGAGTGTGGGCTTCTCAGCGACTCTTCTATGAAGACATTGACTGAGCTTTAAGACCGTGCGCCCCACGGTTCTTTGGTTAAGCCAAACAATTAGCTTTTATTTTAATAGGCTGCTTTTCAGCATTTAATTGGATTACACCTACTGGTTAAAATTATATCAAATATTTTGAAAAAAAAAACAAGAAAGTGTTCATTCCTCACCGACCAACATTGCTGATTTCGCTATGCTCAATTTCGCTCGTTGGTCAATTCGTCACTCACGCGCCATTCATCCCACGCTCATTCGAGTGAGCGTGGGGCTTCTGTCGGGAAAGCTAAAATAAATGAACCACAGATTTTTGGCATTTGACGCAGCCAATGCTGAAACAATGGAAGTAGAAACGACAGCACGATATAGATTATGTCTGAACTTCCGAAAAGTCTTGAAGATGCGATCGCCCAATCTCAAACAGCTACCCAAGCAGCCATTGCAGACGGTTTAAAACGCATACAGGTTGAGTTCCTGTTCCCAGAACTCAAAATTATGCCAGTAGCAGAGCAATTTTTGCCCCTGTTTGCAGAATATGATTCCCGTTTGAAAGTCTTCTTTGCTGATGCTGGTGGCGCCGCTCTCGCCCGTCGCGATTGGGCAGAGGCACCATTTACAATTTTGGATATCGGTACGGGTAGGGCTGCTTCCATAGCCTCCAAAATTCAGCCAGAGGATGGAATTTTTCTGTTTATTACTCCTACTTCCGTAGAAGTACCCCAATTAGAAAAGATCTGTCAAACAATTGGCGATCGCCCTATGGTTCTATTAAATCCCCGTTTAGAAGATTCCGGGATTGTAGGTATTGGTTACGCAGCTAGGCAAACCCGCCAGCGTTTCATTAGCACCATTGAACCATGCTACTACTTACGCCCCGTCGATGATCAAACTGCCGTCTTTCGCTGCTACCCTGGACTGTGGGAAGTTTGGGTAGAAGCCAACGGTGAGTATCAAAAAATTGCCGAATTACCTAAAAGACCATCTGGTGATGAACTAGATTTAATTCTGATGAAAGGACAACCGCAAACCGCAACAGGCGCCGCACCGGCGAAAAAGCCCAGTGTGTTCAAGAGTTTGCAACGTTTCTTAAAGGCGTTGAGTAGTTAGGAGTTGGGGATTGGGGATTGGGGATTGGGGATTGGGGATTGGGAGTAATCTCAAGCGTCTCAACTATTTACAGCCAACAAGCGAGAAGTTGTCAGACGAGCCATCCACTTTTCTAAATAGAGTTGGTTAGCTTTTTGCTCAGATGGGTCTTCACTATCCAAAGAATAAGGCATCAGTCCCAAAATTGCTGCAGTCGTCACACAAAACATGGATTTTTGGAAACTCATGCAAATTTGTACTCGCAAATCATCTTCTCCCCTGGGACTGCGACGATAAATATCATGTAAATATTCTGGGAGATAATGGCGCATATCTTGCATCAGCAAGGTAGGAGGTATACCCGCACCACCAATGGGTAAAGGATCTGCATATAATGCACCATACTGAAATCGAGCTTGATCCGGTGGGATTTCGTATGCTTGGGCGTTGTATGTAACTGTACCTGCGAAAGGGGTTCCCCGAAAGAAAACTGCTTCTACATAAGGTAAACCCGTATCTGCAAGGAAAGTCAAACCGATATTTTTGGGAATAATTTCATACACTTTACCGTTAATTTTTACATCGTAGGTAATTGGCTTTAATGCATTAGCTACCAACGCCGATTTAATATGGTCTACAACTTGGGGAATGGATTTAATTTCGCCATTGTCATAACGGTCAGATAAACTGAGGAACATATCCGCCATCACCCGCCAAAATTGACCCAAACCACTGTAGTAAACAGAAACTCGTAACTGTTCAATTAAGAAGTCGGGGAACAGTTGATTTATTCCCAAAAATAGAGGATTATTTTTTAACTTTGCGGCAATTACCGCTTGCGCTCTTACTTCAAATTCCTTGGTATCCAAATATGTATCAAGTCCCCCGCCACCGTGCCACATCATTGCTTTCATACAATATTCGGCATATTCAAAATTGATTCTATCATGCCACCAGTGACGCAGTAACTTTGTCCAAGAAAATTCACCATTAAAGTATTTAAAGAACGGAAAAAATACTAAAAATTGGTTTTCAGCAATATAGTTTAGATTGTTCGAGTAGGCATCAATAACTACGCCATAGCTTTTGAGAATGCCAACTACTTCCAGGACGTTTTCTGGACTATCAGCCAGCAGTGCTTCACCTGTTTGCAGGCGTTTGATATACTCAGCTAAGGGATTATTATTAGGCTTGTTTTTAATAGTTACCATGATTATTTCTCCTGAACAGTAAAAATATTTTTAGTCATTTGTCATTTGTTATTTGTCATTTGTCATTTGTCATTTGTCATTTGTCATTTGTCATTTGTCATTTGTCATTTGTCATTACTCCTTACTCCTTACTCCTTACTCCTTACTCCTTACTCATTACTCATTACTCATTACTCATTACTCATTACTCATTACTCATTACTCATTACTCCTTACTCCTTACTCATTTGTCATTTGTCCTCCAATCCCCAATCCCCAACTGTTAATTTTTACTTTTTACCTTATTCAAAGACACCGTTGCTAATACATTTTGTGTACTCACCATTGATGTAATTGTTGGTTCAGTCCAGCGAGATAACCAAGCAGGTTGGATACCAAAAATGATAATTAGCACAGCTAAAATGAAAGATGGAATGCGATCGCTCCAATATAAACGCGGTAAATTCATCACTTGTTCAGATAAGCGACCAAAAAATGCACGGTTGACCAGAATCAAGAAGTAAACAGCAGTTAATCCTGTACCAATCATACAGAGCAAGGTCTGCACGGGAAAAACTGGGAAACTACCCCGAAAAATGACAAATTCTGAAATAAACCCGACCATTCCAGGGATACCAGCACTAGCCATAACTCCCAACACCATCAATGTGCCAATTACAGGCATACCTCGTTCTGGGTTGAGCAGTCCTCTGATAACATCTAAATTGCGGCTACCTGCTTTTTTATACACAACTCCCACCAGCAAGAACAGTAAGGCGGAAATCAAGCCGTGGCTAACCATTTGCATCACAGTGCCCAACACGCTTAAAGGTGTAGCAGCGGCTGCAGCTAAAAGCACATATCCCATGTGTCCAATAGAGCTGTATGCTACCATTTTCTTCATATCTTTTTGGGCGATCGCACAGGATGCACCATACAGCACACTCACCACCGCCCAACTCGCTAACCAGGGAGCGATATAACTCCAAGCGTCTGGTAACAAATTCATTCCAAACCGCAATAAGCCGTAGGTTCCCAATTTCAACAGCACCCCAGCCAACAGCACAGAAATTGGTGTCGAAGCTTCGACGTGAGCATCGGGTAACCAAGTATGAAAGGGAACCAAAGGAATTTTAATGCCAAAACCGATTAAAATTCCTCCTAATAGCAATAGTTGTGTTGCTAAAGGTAGAGATTTAGCATTTAAAGTTGCTAGGGCAAAAGTAGAAGAACCACTCAGCCACACCATACCAAGGAAACTTGCCAAAATCAAAATTCCCGAAACAGCAGTATAAATCAGGAATTTTGTAGCAGCATAACCCCGCTTTTCACCACCCCAAATTGCAATCAACAGATACAGGGGAATCAGTTCAAGCTCGTAAAACAGGAAAAATAATAGTAAATCCTGTGCCAGAAAAGCTCCAGTCACCCCAGCACTGAGCAGCAATATCAAAGAGTAATAAAATCTAGGACGTTGTAGCGATGTATCACTACTGTAAATCGCAATACAAGTTAGCAATCCTTGCAAAAGCAGCAAAGGCAAAGACAAACCATCTATTCCCAGGCTATAGCTTAAACCTAAAGCATCTACCCAGGGAAGGAATTCTGTAAACTGTTGATTAACTTCCCCTGGATTAAATTGAGCAGCTAAGACAATAGTCAGCAAGAAAGTGATACCAGCAGATGTCAAAGCCAACCCACGGGAGACTTTATCACTCATCCCAGGGGGGAAAAAACCGATTAAAGCGGCACCGAACAACGGCACTAAAATTAACGCACTCAGCATAAAATGGGGATGTGAGGGGATGGGGAGTAGTGACAAATAACAAATTCTAAAAAGGTAATTTATCTAGTAGCCCTAATGACCAGCTAATGAAAAAACCCAGTACGCTGATGACGACTAGGATTGTCAACATATAGCCCTGAGATTGCCCTGAAATACTGTACTTTAATGTTTGTCCACTAAAAATTGCGGCAAACCCAACCAAGTTTACTAGACCATCAATCAAATAGCGATCGCTCCAAGCTGAAACTTTCGACAGCAAGGCTACGGCACTTACTACTGTGACTCGATAAACGCGATCAATGTAAAAATCATAACCTAATAAGTCCTGCACAAATCGCCATGCCAGAATTCTCGATCTTGACCAGGCTTTGTGTAGATACATTGTGGTACCGATACATACCCCAAGTACTGTAGAAAACAGCAAGGTTAATAACACATACCAATCAAGACTTTCCCAATCGGGTAGTAAGTACCATTGCTGTAGCATCAGGGGTAATAGTAGGGTGACAATGGTCAGAGATACCATAGGAAATGCCATTTGCCAACCGACTTCTGGGGCGCGGCGGGTTTTCTGTTGCGGTGTACCCCAAAATATATATCGGAATATCCGTGTTAAATTTAATGCGGTCAAACCGTTGACTAATACCAGGACTGCGATTACCCAAGGGGTAATGTGTACTAAGCCGTCAGCCCAGGCTAGCATTGCCCAAAAGCTTCCCAGTGGTAGCAGTGTCACCATTCCCGCAGAACCAACGATAAAGGCGGTGGTAGTTGCTGGCATTCTTGACCATAAACCCCCCATTTCGGTTAAATTTTGGGTGTGGGTAGTGTAAATGATTGAACCAGAACTCATGAATAATAGTGCTTTGGCGATCGCATGGGTTAACAACAACATTAAGGCTACACCCCCTTGCTCTAACCCCATTGCCAAAAAGACCAACCCCATGTATGCACTGGTGGAATGAGATAATGCCCGTTTAATGTCAATTTGTGCTAAAGACACTAAAGAGGCACCAATTGCTGTCAGTGTTCCCATGATTACTAAGGCATTCAAAGTAACTGGGGACAGCACTAATAATGGCTGTAGTTTATACAACACATAAGCACCACCAGCTACCACCAGTGAGTTCCTCATGAT
The Gloeotrichia echinulata CP02 DNA segment above includes these coding regions:
- the rpmG gene encoding 50S ribosomal protein L33 yields the protein MAKSKGVRIIVTLECTECRTNANKRSPGVNRYTSTKNRRNTTNRLELKKFCPHCNTHTVHKEIK
- the rpsR gene encoding 30S ribosomal protein S18, whose translation is MSYFRRRLSPIKPGEPIDYKDVDLLRKFITERGKILPRRITGLTSQQQRDLTLAIKRSRIVALLPFINAEG
- a CDS encoding ribonuclease R family protein, coding for MEKGTLVEFRVQGDRRLGVVDRPDGKTRWFVVDERDQSHSLAPRQITYTVNGQTYKSSEIARFLDLVKPYLDPSSLEVAWELLVEDGETITPSQMANLLFSESDPPHCYAAYCLLSDDKLYFKQKADAYEPRTAAQVAERKHQLEVEAQKAKGQQEFLARVEQALKGEGVEWQRQDRQRLEGLEKYAALLADIVRMGVNSDTLARSCPPPAPVLETMTILGRTATPQGALQLLVDLGWWGPHENLFLRRSSIPVQFPSKVLEVAQQRLDSPPSSPDTDRLDLTHLKVYTIDDESTTEIDDGISWELLPETRERVWVHIADPTRLLVPEDDLDLEARKRGSTVYLPTGMIPMFPEVLATGPMSLLQGKVCYALSFGIILDQTGAVEEYSIHPSLIKPTYRLTYEDVDEMLELVPEAEPEIEAIANWAHKRKAWRYTQGAISINMPEAMIKVKGEEISIDILDDSRSRQLVAEMMILAGEVAARYGQTHNIPLPFRGQPQPELPPDEELLQLPAGFVRACAMRRCMPKSEMSITPVRHAGLGLNTYTQATSPIRRYSDLLTHFQLKAHLRGEVLPFSAEQLKEVMMTVTSTTQELTMVERQTNRYYALEYLRRHPEKIWDATVLMWLREDSNLALILLEDLGLQLPMSFKRTVNLGEHLLVKVGFSDPQKDMIQFQEIIYQEAQSAVS
- the glp gene encoding gephyrin-like molybdotransferase Glp: MLSVRDTEAIILNLVQPLEDTEVVDLLAAAGRILATHVISKLDFPHWDNSAMDGYAVRFEDVQNCSEEVPKILEIVEEIPAGYQPKSTIQPGQAARIFTGAVIPQGADTVIMQEKTRREANRVFILAAAKPQEFVRRKASYYQAGTQLLPAGIILNAPEIAILAAAQCAEVSVYRRPKVAIFSTGDELVTPDKPLQPGQIVDSNQYALAALVRQSGAEPVILGIVKDEPITLQETIAQAIINADIVISSGGVSVGDYDYVDKILESLGAKIHIQSVAMRPGKPLTVASLLTPHSSLYFGLPGNPAAVLVTFWRFVQPAIKKLAGISAGWEVKFVKVRSHDELRSDGKRETYVWGRLQLIDGVYEFHQAGGSHSSGNLINLAQTNALAVLRVGTTLISAGEEVEVLKIYSNFH
- a CDS encoding phospholipase D-like domain-containing protein, which encodes MQLFTRQRSFSYIFLLIFTTVACQRVESYNLRPAPLPQDPLVQAYFNHSESSEYKEIYRQKTRLGDDLEKQIVDAISQAKSTVDVAVQELRLPKIAQALIDRQKAGIKVRVILENNYSRPLSNWTTPEVSKLAKRERERYNEFRQFVDVNQDNQLNLEEINQRDGLAMLQNAQIPWLDDTADGSQGSSLMHHKFVIVDNRLVIITSANFTLSDTYGDFTNSRSLGNANNLLQINSPELAALFTQEFNIMWGDGPAGKPDSLFGVKKPQRLPKTITLGETKITVQFSPSSPTLPWSDSSNGLIGKTLASASKSIDMALFVFSEQRLANILETSHQQNVQIRALIEPQFAYRPYSEALDMMGFALSNKCKYEVDNHPWKNPITTVGVPNLPKGDLLHHKFAVIDNHTVITGSHNWSAAANNGNDETLLIIESPTVTAHYMREFAGLYAKVIPGLPPTIQAKIKSQQKQCL
- a CDS encoding cysteine desulfurase family protein, whose amino-acid sequence is MQIYLDYSATTPPRPEAIAAMQAVLTQQWGNPSSLHAWGERAATIVEQARIQVAGLINAPVPESIIFTSGGTEADNLAIMGVARLYHVPQHIIISSVEHSAISEPVQLLQTWGWDVTYLAVDAKGVVNPQDLKAALRHNTVLVSVIYGQSEVGTVQPIAELSNIARAHGALFHTDAVQAVGRLPIDVQKLPVDLLSLSSHKLYGPQGAGALYVRPGVELLPLLGGGGQERGLRSGTQATPAIAGFGVAAELAVQELATETPRLIQLRDRLFTQLSDIPGLIPTGDRYHRLPHHVSFCLEYADGEKLSGKTLVRQLNLAGIAISAGSACHSGKLSPSPILLAMGYSQKAALGGIRMTLGRDTTQSDVDWTAMVLKQVLRRLTSLVVRLW